Proteins from a single region of Oncorhynchus tshawytscha isolate Ot180627B linkage group LG03, Otsh_v2.0, whole genome shotgun sequence:
- the LOC112245670 gene encoding uncharacterized protein LOC112245670, with amino-acid sequence MSGQGMDHIMVIQWWILLCISGYSAEVMKRSIFLISGQTESVHLSVSDLAQPHWSEFSWEWTSHDGRYSEIQIARAISSRLVVSPPFTEYFSCSKDFDVTVKPKFECAGVFLLVRANVPLVKIEIFATKITPSFWPSFRLGSDVSVSCELSSLPDGATLQWERDGDSTSNTTLFYNNTVHMIIRSVHLDSQGAYFCTFRQNGTLLYNVSNAVRIEEVSSDATLTMYRESSNSSLVTLFCMTSDGYIYASWSWTPLSTAKEVHLVTTTMYGSNDTFNERFSCGDFNGYYFPLYFSPVKFEDSGRFNCYFENLLVASINVVTLKVSAVPPSGFPRNHPVVLRCEVSEVSTDPVTLAWLRMEGSRGLLVKQDILTESHPNKTLSVTLPSLRRDQLHWQCAVFTEGMLRVTASLTLTLPTQTTMSSMTGMGTETVVRGVITMAATLGILGLLGFYCRRPNSTRTQRQKEEPAQLEETSV; translated from the exons ATGTCAGGTCAGGGTATGGACCACATTATGGTTATTCAGTGGTGGATCCTGTTATGCATATCAGGGTATTCTGCTGAGG tgatgaagaggagcaTCTTCTTGATCTCTGGTCAGACAGAGAGTGTGCATCTGTCTGTGTCAGACCTGGCTCAACCTCACTGGTCAGAGTTCAGCTGGGAGTGGACCTCACATGATGGGAGATACTCAGAGATTCAAATAGCCAGAGCAATATCCTCTAGGCTAGTGGTTAGTCCACCTTTCACAGAGTACTTTTCTTGCAGCAAAGACTTTGACGTAACAGTGAAGCCGAAGTTTGAATGTGCAGGGGTGTTTTTGTTGGTAAGAGCAAATGTCCCATTGGTTAAGATTGAGATCTTCGCCACAAAAA TTACACCTTCCTTTTGGCCTTCATTTCGTCTGGGTTCTGATGTGAGTGTTAGTTGCGAGTTGTCCAGCCTACCAGATGGGGCCACACTGCagtgggaaagagatggagattcCACTTCTAACACCACGCTGTTCTACAATAACACTGTCCACATGATCATCCGCAGTGTTCATCTGGACAGTCAGGGGGCATACTTCTGCACTTTTAGACAGAATGGAACACTGTTATATAATGTCTCTAATGCTGTCAGAATTGAGGAAG TTTCGTCTGATGCCACTCTCACAATGTACAGAGAGAGCTCCAACAGCTCTCTGGTGACACTGTTTTGTATGACATCAGATGGGTACATCTATGCATCATGGTCCTGGACCCCATTATCTACAGCTAAAGAGGTTCACCTTGTGACAACTACAATGTACGGATCCAATGACACGTTTAATGAGAGATTTTCATGCGGGGACTTCAATGGATACTACTTCCCTCTCTACTTCTCACCTGTGAAGTTTGAAGATTCTGGAAGGTTCAACTGCTATTTTGAAAACCTCCTAGTTGCCTCTATTAATGTGGTAACCCTAAAGG TCTCCGCAGTTCCGCCTAGTGGATTCCCCAGGAATCATCCGGTGGTCCTGAGATGTGAGGTGTCGGAGGTGAGCACCGACCCTGTGACCCTAGCCTGGCTGAGGATGGAAGGGAGCAGGGGGCTGCTGGTCAAACAGGACATCCTGACAGAGAGTCACCCCAACAAGACGCTCAGTGTGACCCTGCCCAGCCTCCGTAGGGACCAGCTGCACTGGCAGTGTGCTGTGTTCACAGAGGGCATGCTCAGAGTGACAGCCTCCCTGACCCTCACACTCCCCACACAGACAACAATGTCGTCAATGACAG GGATGGGCACCGAGACAGTGGTCAGAGGGGTGATTACAATGGCTGCCACCCTAGGAATTCTGGGACTTCTCGGGTTCTACTGTCGAAGACCAAACA GCACCCGGACACAGAGACAAAAGGAGGAACCTGCTCAACTGGAGGAGACTAGTGTATAG
- the LOC121846070 gene encoding putative methyltransferase DDB_G0268948, whose product MTYRMFEEKHHASIYQRYRFVPPEAIRDIILHYLERKKVQPHALAVDLGCGTGQNSRLMAPHFQEVVGIDISECQLEEARAVAGFNNITYRKGTAEELPFPDASVDLLTAASAAHWFDQQRFLLEAGRVLKPCGCMALLGFADNFRLHYGSCGDRLTDICDEFKKVLLPYTSPQVTMANIKLQELYTAIPFPDKERVECIPLKQQISVRNIVGFMESFSMYQALQRAEPDAATALLQRTLDRFLKEMGVTSPDTLMEVTLEYFCVLASKPE is encoded by the exons ATGACCTACCGGATGTTTGAGGAGAAACACCATGCCTCCATCTACCAGAGGTACCGCTTTGTACCCCCAGAGGCGATCAGAGACATCATCCTGCATTACCTGGAAAGGAAG AAAGTCCAGCCTCATGCCCTAGCTGTGGACCTGGGCTGTGGGACGGGGCAGAACTCACGCCTGATGGCCCCACACTTCCAGGAGGTGGTGGGTATTGACATCAGCGAGTGCCAACTGGAGGAGGCCAGGGCAGTGGCAGGATTCAACAACATCACCTACAG GAAAGGGACAGCTGAGGAGCTGCCGTTTCCGGATGCTTCTGTAGACCTACTGACTGCAGCCTCAGCGGCCCATTGGTTTGACCAGCAGCGGTTCCTCTTGGAGGCAGGCCGGGTCCTGAAGCCTTGTGGCTGCATGGCTCTGCTTGGCTTTGCTGATAACTTCAGACTCCATTACGGCTCATGTGGGGACAGACTCACTGACATCTGTGATGAG TTCAAGAAGGTGCTGTTACCATACACCAGCCCACAGGTAACAATGGCCAACATCAAACTACAGGAGCTTTACACTGCTATCCCCTTCCCTGACAAAGAGAG GGTTGAGTGTATCCCACTGAAGCAGCAGATCTCAGTGAGGAACATAGTGGGCTTCATGGAGTCCTTCTCCATGTACCAGGCCTTACAGAGGGCCGagcctgatgctgccaccgcaCTGCTGCAGAGAACACTCGACAG GTTTCTGAAGGAGATGGGAGTCACATCACCAGACACACTCATGGAAGTGACGCTGGAGTATTTCTGTGTCCTGGCGTCTAAACCGGAGTGA